A region of Betta splendens chromosome 13, fBetSpl5.4, whole genome shotgun sequence DNA encodes the following proteins:
- the slc19a3b gene encoding solute carrier family 19 member 3b yields MGCWTTLSSNWAFPTTVLSLYGFFAYCRIAEPFLTPYLIGPHKNISGEVLNNYLFPIWTYAYLVFLFPVFLLTDFLRYKPLIVVQGLFLVTNYVLLCFAPGLTAMTFLQVNYAVVTSTEVAYFAYIYSVIPPEKYQRATGYLRSAMLAGYTFGASLGQVLVSLAGVDYFYINAITLGVVSIAFLISFWLPMPQRSMFFKGKKEAAVPLQFGQEGPLGAHRPAEPVMIKDGAVMGKEKMEHNRSAGWCSRENVSTACLLLWQSFRESYSSRHVVYWSLWWALATSGYGQIFNYIQLMWDHIEPSTESSIYNGGVEAVCSLVGAAAAFSVGYIRVSWAVWGELALGLFSAVGTGAIFLMALTSSIWACYAGYVIFKSCYMFLITITTFQIAANLSMESYALTFGINTFVALTLQTVITAIVVDETALGLDIVTQFIIYGIYYAVISILFLIRGTYTACAHGCGAPEQREAPVPTEVIAAERF; encoded by the exons ATGGGCTGCTGGACAACACTGTCCTCGAACTGGGCGTTTCCCACCACAGTCTTATCACTTTATGGGTTTTTCGCTTACTGCAGAATAGCAGAACCCTTCCTGACACCATACTTAATTGGGCCACACAAGAATATCTCTGGAGAAGTG CTGAACAACTACTTGTTCCCGATTTGGACTTACGCTTATCTGGTCTTCCTCTTCCCGGTCTTCCTCCTGACAGACTTCCTGAGGTATAAGCCCCTCATCGTGGTACAGGGGCTCTTCCTCGTCACCAACTATGTCCTGCTGTGCTTTGCCCCCGGCCTCACTGCGATGACGTTCCTCCAG GTCAACTATGCAGTGGTGACCTCCACAGAGGTGGCCTACTTTGCCTACATATACAGTGTGATCCCACCTGAGAAGTACCAGAGGGCCACTGGCTACCTGCGCAGTGCAATGTTGGCTGGATATACATTCGGCGCCAGCCTCGGCCAAGTGCTCGTCTCCCTAGCAG GAGTGGATTACTTCTACATTAATGCCATCACTTTGGGGGTTGTGAGCATAGCATTTTTAATCTCCTTCTGGTTGCCCATGCCCCAGAGGAGCATGTTCTTCAAAGGGaaaaaggaagcagctgtgccTTTGCAATTTGGGCAGGAGGGTCCACTGGGAGCACACAGGCCGGCGGAACCAGTGATGATTAAGGATGGAGCTGTCATggggaaagagaaaatggaaCATAACAGAAGCGCTGGTTGGTGCAGCAGGGAAAATGTGTCCACTGCGTGCCTGCTCCTTTGGCAAAGCTTCAGGGAGTCGTACTCTTCCAG GCATGTCGTCTACTGGTCCCTGTGGTGGGCTCTGGCCACATCTGGCTATGGGCAGATCTTCAACTACATCCAGTTGATGTGGGACCATATAGAACCGTCCACTGAATCATCCATTTACAATGGAGGCGTAGAGGCTGTGTGTTCTCTTGTAG gtgctgcagcagccttCTCTGTGGGCTACATCAGGGTGAGCTGGGCAGTGTGGGGGGAGCTGGCACTGGGGCTCTTCTCAGCCGTGGGCACCGGTGCTATCTTCCTGATGGCGCTCACCAGCAGCATCTGGGCGTGCTACGCTGGTTATGTCATATTCAAGTCCTGCTACATGTTTCTAATAACCATCACAAC GTTTCAGATCGCAGCTAACCTCTCCATGGAGTCCTATGCCTTAACCTTTGGAATCAACACCTTTGTAGCCCTCACTCTGCAGACTGTCATCACAGCCATTGTTGTTGATGAAACTGCTCTGGGACTAGACATTGTGACTCAG TTCATCATCTACGGCATCTACTATGCTGTTATCTCCATCCTCTTCTTGATTCGAGGGACCTACACTGCGTGTGCACATGGTTGCGGTGCTCCTGAGCAGAGAGAGGCCCCGGTTCCCACTGAGGTGATTGCTGCTGAACGGTTTTGA
- the slc19a3a gene encoding thiamine transporter 1 isoform X2, whose product METVKGWRSDWRFPTALLCINGFFSTVKPVEPFLIPFMTGPDKNLTTEQVNNQIFPVWTYSYLSVLVPVFLLTDWLRYKPVVIFQCINLLITTSMLLWTNGVPAMQAMQFFYGVVTASEVAYFAYIYSVIDVKRFRKATSYSRSVQLLGYTVGSVLGQLLVSFDLMSYKNMLVLTLALISVALLACCFLPMPRQSMFFHRRHTGQNTATGDMKGDDDGSGDAKRQTRRSNGSLEERTGENVAEEEDGGKVLNEKGRKAEESCGQVLIQLWRDFCHCYSSRQLLYWSVWWAMATCGYNQTTNYVQVLWEHVQPSQNYSIYNGGVEAVSGLMSAATAYGIGHIEVRWEQWGELALGGFSGLGAAALFAMTFIGNIWVCYTGYVVFKCLYMLLITIAMYQIAADLSMERYALVFGANNFVALALQTIITSVVVDSRGLGLAIIPQFTIYASYFLVIAVVFSLRGLFTIRRVTTSKRGTTPSDKSEPPGFVEHRL is encoded by the exons atgGAGACGGTGAAAGGCTGGAGGTCAGACTGGAGATTTCCCACCGCTTTGCTCTGCATCAATGGATTCTTCAGCACAGTTAAACCCGTGGAGCCTTTCCTCATTCCATTCATGACAGGACCCGACAAGAACCTGACAACAGAGCAG GTGAATAATCAGATCTTCCCGGTGTGGACGTACTCCTACCTGTCTGTGCTGGTGCCGGTTTTCCTGCTGACTGACTGGCTCCGTTACAAGCCGGTGGTGATTTTCCAGTGCATTAATCTGCTCATCACAACATCAATGCTGCTGTGGACAAACGGTGTGCCAGCAATGCAGGCCATGCAGTTCTTCTACGGAGTGGTGACAGCCAGCGAGGTGGCCTATTTCGCATACATCTACAG TGTGATAGATGTGAAGAGATTCCGAAAGGCCACCTCCTACAGCCGCAGCGTCCAGCTCCTGGGGTACACGGTGGGCTCGGTGCTGGGCCAGCTGCTCGTTAGCTTCGACCTCATGTCATACAAAAACATGCTGGTACTAACTTTGGCGCTCATCAGCGTCGCTCTGCTCGCTTGCTGCTTCCTGCCAATGCCAAGGCAGAGCATGTTCTTCCATCGCAGACACACTGGACAAAACACTGCAACAGGGGACATGAAAGGCGATGACGACGGGAGTGGAGATGCAAAACGGCAGACAAGGAGGTCAAACGGGTCCCTGGAGGAAAGGACGGGTGAAAATGtggcggaggaggaagatggagggaaGGTGCTGAATGAAAAGGGCCGTAAGGCTGAGGAGAGCTGTGGCCAAGTCCTCATCCAGCTGTGGAGGGACTTCTGCCACTGCTATTCCTCCAGGCAGCTGCTTTACTGGTCTGTGTGGTGGGCAATGGCCACCTGTGGCTATAACCAGACTACCAACTATGTGCAG GTGCTGTGGGAGCACGTGCAGCCCTCTCAGAACTACAGCATCTACAACGGAGGAGTAGAAGCCGTTTCCGGTCTGATGA gtgcagctACAGCCTATGGCATAGGCCACATTGAGGTGAGAtgggagcagtggggagagCTGGCACTAGGCGGGTTCTCTGGACTGGGGGCAGCAGCACTCTTCGCCATGACCTTCATTGGAAACATCTGGGTCTGCTACACGGGCTATGTTGTGTTCAAATGCCTCTACATGCTTTTAATAACAATAGCAAT GTACCAGATTGCAGCCGATCTGTCGATGGAAAGATATGCACTGGTCTTTGGAGCGAACAACTTTGTGGCATTAGCTCTACAGACAATCATCACTTCTGTGGTAGTTGATAGCAGAGGACTGGGGCTGGCCATCATTCCTCAG TTCACCATTTACGCCAGCTACTTCTTGGTCATCGCGGTCGTGTTTTCACTTCGGGGACTGTTCACCATTAGGAGAGTAACGACAAGCAAAAGAGGAACCACACCTTCAGACAAAAGCGAACCTCCAGGATTCGTGGAGCACAGACTGTGA
- the slc19a3a gene encoding thiamine transporter 1 isoform X1 has product METVKGWRSDWRFPTALLCINGFFSTVKPVEPFLIPFMTGPDKNLTTEQVNNQIFPVWTYSYLSVLVPVFLLTDWLRYKPVVIFQCINLLITTSMLLWTNGVPAMQAMQFFYGVVTASEVAYFAYIYSVIDVKRFRKATSYSRSVQLLGYTVGSVLGQLLVSFDLMSYKNMLVLTLALISVALLACCFLPMPRQSMFFHRRHTGQNTATGDMKGDDDGSGDAKRQTRRSNGSLEERTGENVAEEEDGGKVLNEKGRKAEESCGQVLIQLWRDFCHCYSSRQLLYWSVWWAMATCGYNQTTNYVQVLWEHVQPSQNYSIYNGGVEAVSGLMSAATAYGIGHIEVRWEQWGELALGGFSGLGAAALFAMTFIGNIWVCYTGYVVFKCLYMLLITIAMYQIAADLSMERYALVFGANNFVALALQTIITSVVVDSRGLGLAIIPQVCYRKSIRNTCRAFILPLNADTHLFALPQFTIYASYFLVIAVVFSLRGLFTIRRVTTSKRGTTPSDKSEPPGFVEHRL; this is encoded by the exons atgGAGACGGTGAAAGGCTGGAGGTCAGACTGGAGATTTCCCACCGCTTTGCTCTGCATCAATGGATTCTTCAGCACAGTTAAACCCGTGGAGCCTTTCCTCATTCCATTCATGACAGGACCCGACAAGAACCTGACAACAGAGCAG GTGAATAATCAGATCTTCCCGGTGTGGACGTACTCCTACCTGTCTGTGCTGGTGCCGGTTTTCCTGCTGACTGACTGGCTCCGTTACAAGCCGGTGGTGATTTTCCAGTGCATTAATCTGCTCATCACAACATCAATGCTGCTGTGGACAAACGGTGTGCCAGCAATGCAGGCCATGCAGTTCTTCTACGGAGTGGTGACAGCCAGCGAGGTGGCCTATTTCGCATACATCTACAG TGTGATAGATGTGAAGAGATTCCGAAAGGCCACCTCCTACAGCCGCAGCGTCCAGCTCCTGGGGTACACGGTGGGCTCGGTGCTGGGCCAGCTGCTCGTTAGCTTCGACCTCATGTCATACAAAAACATGCTGGTACTAACTTTGGCGCTCATCAGCGTCGCTCTGCTCGCTTGCTGCTTCCTGCCAATGCCAAGGCAGAGCATGTTCTTCCATCGCAGACACACTGGACAAAACACTGCAACAGGGGACATGAAAGGCGATGACGACGGGAGTGGAGATGCAAAACGGCAGACAAGGAGGTCAAACGGGTCCCTGGAGGAAAGGACGGGTGAAAATGtggcggaggaggaagatggagggaaGGTGCTGAATGAAAAGGGCCGTAAGGCTGAGGAGAGCTGTGGCCAAGTCCTCATCCAGCTGTGGAGGGACTTCTGCCACTGCTATTCCTCCAGGCAGCTGCTTTACTGGTCTGTGTGGTGGGCAATGGCCACCTGTGGCTATAACCAGACTACCAACTATGTGCAG GTGCTGTGGGAGCACGTGCAGCCCTCTCAGAACTACAGCATCTACAACGGAGGAGTAGAAGCCGTTTCCGGTCTGATGA gtgcagctACAGCCTATGGCATAGGCCACATTGAGGTGAGAtgggagcagtggggagagCTGGCACTAGGCGGGTTCTCTGGACTGGGGGCAGCAGCACTCTTCGCCATGACCTTCATTGGAAACATCTGGGTCTGCTACACGGGCTATGTTGTGTTCAAATGCCTCTACATGCTTTTAATAACAATAGCAAT GTACCAGATTGCAGCCGATCTGTCGATGGAAAGATATGCACTGGTCTTTGGAGCGAACAACTTTGTGGCATTAGCTCTACAGACAATCATCACTTCTGTGGTAGTTGATAGCAGAGGACTGGGGCTGGCCATCATTCCTCAGGTGTGCTATCGAAAGTCGATAAGAAACACGTGCAGAGCGTTTATACTGCCACTTAACGCTGATACGCATCTGTTTGCACTTCCACAGTTCACCATTTACGCCAGCTACTTCTTGGTCATCGCGGTCGTGTTTTCACTTCGGGGACTGTTCACCATTAGGAGAGTAACGACAAGCAAAAGAGGAACCACACCTTCAGACAAAAGCGAACCTCCAGGATTCGTGGAGCACAGACTGTGA